The following coding sequences are from one Mugil cephalus isolate CIBA_MC_2020 chromosome 9, CIBA_Mcephalus_1.1, whole genome shotgun sequence window:
- the slc8a2b gene encoding sodium/calcium exchanger 2b: MTLLASPAPFLLSLFLFVLPLPPCQSESQRSDSSTNPDMMTSLPSTFPPSLSYANSTAPSGRQDKCNKVVVCEPGILLPVWMPKNPGTGYQVARAVVYFVSLMYMFLGVSIIADRFMASIEVITSQEKEVTITMPNGETSVATVRIWNETVSNLTLMALGSSAPEILLSVIEVCGHKFEAGQLGPGTIVGSAAFNMFVILGICVWTIPNGESRKIKHLRVFFITAFWSIFAYIWLYLILSVMTPGVVEVWEALVTLLYFPVCVILAWIADRRLLFYKYMGKRYRADKRHGIVVETEGDLSPNKGGMEMIIDGKFPPRGGAVVPAENCGGGTQDGMAGAAANNVGAGAMATGAGGNLPTSNSAMVNVESSKELDESRKEVIRILKELKQKYPDKELDQLVELANYYALLHQQKSRAFYRIQATRMMIGAGNVLKKHAADHARRAAVVDEEAPEEDDLGICSRISFESAHCQCMENCGVLTLAVVCQGGLGENTFYVDYRTEDGSANAGSDYEYSEGTLVFKPGETRREIKVGIIDDDIFEEDEHFFVRLLNLRVGDAEGMFESDEAGAAPKCRLVEPLVATVTILDDDHAGIFTFSERLLRVSESVGTMEVTVVRNSGARGTVILPYHTESGTAKDGEDYEDARGELEFTNDQTTQTLQVRIIDDEEYEKHENFFIVLEEPRWLKRGISALLLSQDGAEGQMSAEEEEARRIAEMGKPILGEHSRLEVVIEESYEFKSTVDKLIKKTNLALVIGTHSWREQFVEAVTVSAGDGDDDEEGREERLPSCYDYFMHFLTVFWKVLFACVPPTEYWNGWACFFVSISVIGLLTAVIGDLASHFGCTVGLRDTVTAVVFVALGTSIPDTFASKVAAIQDQHADASVGNVTGSNAVNVFLGIGVAWSVAAIYWKVKGKEFRVDPGSLAFSVTLFTIFAFICMGVLLFRRRPSIGGELGGPRMSRLLTSLLFLGLWFLYILFSSLEAYCHISGF; this comes from the exons ATGACTCTCTTGGCCTCTCCCGCCCcgttcctcctctccctcttcctcttcgtcctccCGCTGCCTCCGTGTCAGTCCGAGTCCCAGCGCAGCGACTCCAGCACCAACCCCGACATGATGACGTCCCTGCCCTCCACCTTCCCGCCTTCCTTGTCCTACGCCAACAGCACCGCGCCCTCCGGCAGACAAGACAAGTGCAACAAGGTGGTGGTGTGCGAGCCTGGAATCCTGCTGCCGGTCTGGATGCCCAAGAACCCCGGGACCGGGTACCAGGTGGCCCGAGCCGTGGTCTACTTCGTGTCGCTCATGTACATGTTCCTGGGAGTGTCCATCATCGCAGACCGCTTCATGGCGTCCATCGAGGTCATCACGTCGCAG gagaaggaggtgacCATCACTATGCCAAACGGGGAAACGTCGGTGGCGACGGTTCGAATCTGGAATGAAACGGTGTCCAATCTGACGCTCATGGCTCTGGGCTCCAGCGCTCCAGAGATCCTGCTGTCTGTTATAGAG gTGTGTGGCCATAAGTTCGAGGCCGGGCAGCTCGGACCTGGCACCATCGTCGGCAGCGCCGCCTTCAACATGTTCGTGATCCTCGGCATCTGCGTGTGGACGATCCCCAACGGAGAATCACGCAAGATCAAACACCTCCGGGTTTTCTTCATCACAGCCTTCTGGAGCATCTTCGCCTACATCTGGCTCTACCTCATCCTGTCCGTCATGACGCCGGGAGTCGTGGAG GTGTGGGAGGCCCTGGTGACCCTCCTGTACTTCCCAGTCTGCGTCATCCTGGCTTGGATCGCCGACCGCCGCCTTCTCTTCTACAAGTACATGGGCAAGCGTTACCGCGCCGACAAGCGCCACGGCATCGTCGTGGAGACCGAGGGCGACCTGTCGCCGAACAAGGGCGGCATGGAGATGATCATAGACGGCAAGTTCCCGCCGCGGGGGGGCGCCGTGGTGCCTGCGGAAAACTGCGGAGGCGGGACCCAGGATGGCATGGCGGGAGCCGCGGCCAACAATGTCGGCGCGGGAGCCATGGCGACCGGAGCCGGGGGCAACCTCCCCACCTCCAACAGCGCCATGGTCAACGTGGAGAGCAGCAAGGAGCTGGACGAGAGCCGCAAAGAG GTGATTCGTATTCTGAAGGAGCTGAAGCAGAAATATCCGGACAAAGAGTTGGACCAGCTGGTGGAGCTGGCCAACTACTATGCACTGCTGCACCAACAGAAGAGCAGAGCCTTCTACCGCATACAG GCGACTCGTATGATGATCGGAGCCGGGAACGTCCTGAAGAAGCACGCGGCCGACCACGCTCGCCGTGCGGCCGTAGTGGATGAAGAAGCACCAGAAGAAGACGACCTGGGGATCTGCAGCCGCATCTCGTTTGAGAGCGCCCACTGTCAGTGCATGGAGAACTGCGGCGTTCTCACGCTGGCCGTGGTTTGTCAAG GGGGTCTGGGAGAAAACACCTTCTACGTGGACTACAGGACAGAGGACGGTTCAGCCAACGCCGGCTCAGATTACGAATACAGCGAAGGAACGCTGGTGTTCAAACCTGGAGAGACTCGTAGAGAGATTAAG GTCGGCATAATCGACGACGACATATTCGAAGAGGACGAACACTTCTTCGTCCGCCTGCTGAACCTCCGAGTCGGCGACGCCGAGGGGATGTTCGAAAGCGACGAGGCCGGAGCGGCCCCCAAATGCCGCCTGGTGGAGCCCCTGGTCGCCACCGTGACCATCCTGGACGACGACCACGCCGGCATCTTCACGTTCAGCGAGCGGCTGCTGAGGGTGAGCGAGAGCGTGGGCACCATGGAGGTGACGGTGGTGCGCAACTCGGGCGCCCGCGGCACCGTCATCCTGCCGTACCACACCGAGTCCGGCACCGCCAAGGATGGAGAGGACTACGAGGATGCCCGGGGGGAGCTGGAGTTCACCAACGACCAGACCAC tcaGACTCTGCAGGTGAGGATTATAGACGATGAAGAGTATGAAAAACACGAAAACTTCTTCATCGTGTTGGAGGAGCCTCGCTGGCTGAAGAGAGGGATCTCAG ctctgcTGCTCAGTCAAG ACGGGGCCGAGGGGCAGATGAgcgctgaggaggaggaggcccggAGGATAGCGGAGATGGGGAAGCCCATCCTGGGAGAGCACAGCCGCCTGGAGGTGGTCATCGAGGAGTCGTACGAGTTCAAG AGCACCGTCGACAAGCTCATTAAGAAGACGAACCTGGCTCTGGTTATCGGCACTCACTCCTGGAGGGAGCAGTTTGTGGAGGCGGTTACTGTCAGCGCAG GCGACGGTGATGACGACGAGGAGGGTCGCGAGGAGCGTCTCCCTTCCTGCTACGACTACTTCATGCATTTCCTCACCGTCTTCTGGAAGGTGCTGTTCGCCTGCGTCCCCCCGACCGAGTACTGGAACGGCTGGGCCTGCTTCTTCGTGTCCATCAGCGTCATCGGCCTCCTCACCGCCGTCATCGGGGACCTGGCGTCGCACTTCGGCTGCACCGTGGGGCTCCGGGACACCGTGACGGCCGTGGTGTTCGTGGCTCTGGGAACCTCTATTCCAG ACACCTTCGCCAGCAAAGTGGCCGCCATCCAGGACCAGCACGCCGACGCGTCCGTCGGAAACGTCACGGGCAGCAACGCCGTCAACGTGTTCCTGGGCATCGGCGTGGCCTGGTCCGTGGCCGCCATCTACTGGAAGGTCAAAGGGAAGGAGTTCCGGGTGGACCCGGGCTCGCTGGCCTTCTCCGTCACCCTCTTCACCATCTTCGCGTTCATCTGCATGGGCGTGCTGCTGTTCAGGCGCCGGCCCTCCATCGGCGGCGAGCTCGGCGGGCCCAGGATGTCCCGCCTCCTGACCAGCCTCCTCTTCCTGGGTCTGTGGTTCCTCTACATCCTCTTCTCCAGCCTGGAGGCCTACTGCCACATCAGCGGcttttag